The proteins below come from a single Elgaria multicarinata webbii isolate HBS135686 ecotype San Diego chromosome 11, rElgMul1.1.pri, whole genome shotgun sequence genomic window:
- the MAPK3 gene encoding mitogen-activated protein kinase 3, with the protein MAAAAATAAPGGAGAVPVPGAPRLGVETVKGQVFDVGPRYTDLQYIGEGAYGMVCSSYDHVNKIRAAIKKISPFEHQTYCQRTLREIKILLRFKHENVIGINDILRAPTIDQMRDVYIVQDLMETDLYKLLKTQQLSNDHICYFLYQILRGLKYIHSANVLHRDLKPSNLLINTTCDLKICDFGLARIADPDHDHTGFLTEYVATRWYRAPEIMLNSKGYTKSIDIWSVGCILAEMLSNRPIFPGKHYLDQLNHILGILGSPSQDDLNCIINMKARNYLQSLPQKPKVPWAKLFPKADPKALDLLDKMLTFNPNKRITVEESLAHPYLEQYYDPSDEPIAEEPFTFDMELDDLPKEKLKELIFEETARFQPGYQGP; encoded by the exons atggcggcagcggcggcgacaGCGGCCCCGGGCGGGGCAGGAGCTGTCCCGGTACCAGGAGCGCCGAGGCTGGGCGTGGAGACGGTGAAAGGGCAGGTGTTTGACGTGGGGCCGCGCTACACGGACCTGCAGTACATCGGCGAAGGAGCGTACGGCATGGTCTG ctcttcttatgaccACGTCAACAAGATCCGAGCTGCCATCAAAAAGATCAGTCCCTTTGAGCACCAGACGTACTGCCAACGCACCCTGCGAGAGATCAAGATCCTCTTGCGCTTCAAGCATGAGAATGTCATTGGCATCAATGACATTCTCCGGGCACCTACCATCGATCAGATGCGTGATGT GTATATAGTCCAGGATTTGATGGAGACAGATCTCTATAAGCTTCTGAAAACCCAGCAGCTCAGCAATGACCACATCTGCTACTTTCTCTATCAGATTCTCCGAGGGCTGAAATATATTCACTCTGCCAATGTGCTTCACCGGGACCTGAAGCCCAGCAATCTTCTAATCAACACCACGTGTGACCTGAAG ATTTGTGACTTTGGCCTGGCCCGGATCGCTGACCCAGACCATGACCACACAGGGTTCTTGACAGAGTATGTTGCCACTCGCTGGTACCGAGCCCCTGAAATCATGCTCAATTCCAAG GGCTACACCAAGTCCATTGATATATGGTCCGTGGGCTGCATCCTGGCTGAGATGCTGTCAAACCGACCCATCTTTCCTGGCAAGCACTACCTGGACCAGCTCAACCACATTCTGG GTATACTGGGTTCCCCATCTCAGGATGACCTGAACTGCATCATCAACATGAAGGCTCGCAACTATCTCCAGTCACTGCCCCAAAAGCCCAAGGTCCCCTGGGCCAAGCTGTTCCCAAAGGCTGATCCCAAAG CTCTGGACCTGCTGGACAAAATGTTGACCTTTAATCCCAATAAGCGCATCACAGTGGAGGAGTCCTTGGCCCATCCGTACCTAGAGCAGTACTACGATCCCTCAGATGAG CCAATTGCAGAGGAGCCGTTCACTTTTGACATGGAGCTGGATGACCTGCCCAAAGAGAAGCTGAAAGAACTGATATTTGAGGAGACGGCACGATTCCAGCCTGGCTACCAAGGGCCCTGA